A single genomic interval of Camelina sativa cultivar DH55 chromosome 11, Cs, whole genome shotgun sequence harbors:
- the LOC104728444 gene encoding transcription factor GLABRA 3-like, protein MDEETMATGQNRTSVPENLKKHLAVSVRSIQWSYGIFWSVSSSQSGVLEWGDGYYNGDIKTRKTIQASEIKADQLGLRRSEQLSELYESLSVAESSSSGAAAGSQVTRRASAAALSPEDLADTEWYFLVCMSFVFNIGEGMPGRTFANGEPIWLCNAHMADSKVFSRSLLAKSASVKTVVCFPFLGGVVEIGTTEHITEDMNVIQCVKTSFLEAPDPYATILPTRSDYHIDNVLDQQHILGDEIYAPMFGTDPFPTASPSRTTNGFDPEYEQLAEDHDSFMTERITGGLDSPDARGDETANHAVLEKKRREKLNERFMILRSIIPSVNKIDKVSILDDTIEYLQELERRVQELESCRESTDTDTRGTMTMKRKKPCDAGERTSANCTNNETGNGKKVSVNNGGEAEPADTGFTGLTDNLRIGSFGNEVVIELRCAWREGVLLEIMDVISDLNLDSHSVQSSTGDGLLCLTVNCKHKGSKIATPGMIKEALQRVAWIC, encoded by the exons at GGATGAAGAAACAATGGCTACTGGACAAAACAGAACAAGTGTGCCAGAGAATCTGAAGAAACATCTCGCAGTTTCAGTTCGAAGCATTCAATGGAGTTATGGTATCTTTTGGTCTGTCTCTTCTTCTCAGTCTGG AGTATTAGAATGGGGAGATGGATATTACAATGGAGATATCAAAACGAGGAAGACGATTCAAGCTTCGGAGATCAAAGCTGATCAGCTTGGTTTAAGGAGGAGCGAGCAGCTTAGCGAGCTTTACGAGTCTCTCTCCGTAGCTGAATCTTCTTCCTCCGGCGCCGCCGCTGGATCTCAGGTCACTAGAAGAGCTTCCGCCGCCGCTCTCTCGCCGGAAGATCTCGCCGACACCGAGTGGTACTTCTTGGTTTGTATGTCATTCGTCTTCAACATCGGTGAAGG AATGCCTGGAAGGACGTTTGCGAACGGTGAACCGATATGGTTGTGCAACGCTCATATGGCGGATAGTAAAGTCTTTAGCCGCTCCCTTCTGGCAAAA AGTGCTTCAGTTAAGACAGTGGTTTGCTTCCCGTTTCTTGGAGGAGTCGTTGAGATTGGTACCACAGAACAT ATTACAGAAGACATGAACGTAATACAATGCGTGAAGACATCATTCCTTGAAGCCCCTGATCCTTACGCTACTATATTACCAACAAGATCCGATTATCACATCGACAACGTTCTCGATCAGCAACATATTCTAGGCGACGAGATTTACGCGCCTATGTTCGGCACGGATCCTTTTCCGACGGCTTCTCCGAGCAGAACTACCAACGGTTTCGATCCGGAATATGAGCAACTAGCAGAAGATCATGATTCGTTCATGACCGAAAGAATCACCGGAGGA TTGGACTCACCAGATGCCAGAGGTGATGAAACCGCGAACCACGCTGTTTTAGAGAAGAAACGCCGCGAGAAACTTAACGAACGGTTCATGATCTTGAGATCAATCATTCCTTCAGTcaacaag ATCGACAAAGTATCGATTCTTGACGATACGATAGAGTATCTTCAAGAACTCGAGAGACGGGTTCAAGAACTAGAATCTTGCAGAGAATCAACCGATACAGATACGCGTGGGACGATgacgatgaagaggaagaaaccaTGCGATGCAGGGGAAAGAACATCAGCTAATTGCACAAACAATGAAACCGGAAATGGGAAGAAGGTTTCGGTTAACAATGGTGGTGAAGCCGAGCCAGCAGACACTGGCTTTACTGGTTTGACCGATAACTTAAGGATCGGTTCGTTTGGTAATGAGGTCGTCATTGAGCTTAGATGTGCTTGGAGAGAAGGTGTCTTGCTTGAGATAATGGATGTGATAAGTGATCTCAACTTGGATTCTCATTCGGTTCAATCATCGACCGGAGACGGTTTACTCTGCTTAACCGTCAACTGCAAG CACAAGGGGTCAAAAATAGCGACACCAGGAATGATCAAAGAGGCTCTTCAAAGGGTTGCATGGATTTGTTGA